Proteins encoded in a region of the Candidatus Abyssobacteria bacterium SURF_5 genome:
- a CDS encoding bifunctional [glutamate--ammonia ligase]-adenylyl-L-tyrosine phosphorylase/[glutamate--ammonia-ligase] adenylyltransferase → MQEHERLAEIFFTEKIPFDSVRRVLTGAGIRDPVTADKNLKLLAGHGPGYELFCRILPDVLQELSSAADPDMALNNWERLVEVIRDRESHFNYLAAKPRVLGVLLKILGASQYLSDILIRQPHLFLSILSDDFADTPADRESLRSELSERLEDAPDYLGKLDVLREFNQRQMLHIGARDICGKVDVEAILKETTALADICIEAAFESAQSEVLRRHGIPGENETNRRAAAVVLAFGKLGGEELNYSSDIDLMFMYSNEGETRAGAPDQRIEPISNHQFFSKVAEKCIDLLSRVTDRGHLYRVDMRLRPMGSKGPLVSSLESHLNYYEIFGETWERQALLKTRPVAGDLALAQAFLTEIRPFVYPKYLDHRGIREIQNLKRRSEIEVDKHGRTLTEVKLGRGGIRDIEFIVQFLQLLHGGKNEQLRGVNTLTVLRKLEQIGYLTSAEFSSLVDAYKFLRRLENRLQIMQNRQLHVLPTDAESLQVIARSLGYRDQPAKSAGEALADEHRRQTGRVRELFNKFFSKLFSADEHVSPVVDLMMNPEPDQEEIRSALSRYGFRNPSVAYVNLRFLADGPPQSPYTSRARTFFSSIAPLLIQYLSQSPDPDMGLTNLQQCITAMGAPSNLYEVLSTSPKSIELFVALASYSDYLIRLFVNDPGVLDFLMSTRILEEESSRELIDRALGKFLEINPNFYESIQRFKNGEILRIGLRDILGLADIAEVIRELSSVAEVMLERVYRQCLAEELARFGQPRADDNRPATLAILGLGKLGGGEINYASDLDIIFVYSADGGTGGGTADAISNQQFFNALAARIMKRMAEVNPYGYLYKLDARLRPDGEQGLLAVSADAFMEYHRRKSALWEKRAMTKLRPVAGDAHLGERLKEFVQALIYQPGFFSADVVRDAAQMLSKIFANARTEEHEGVQIKNAEGGIIEIEFLVQLLQIKYGDGLPELRTPNTLEALDRLARTGRIPRQAHDDLIAGLVFLRRIENRLRLMHDRPLKELPAEVDALNKLALRLGIRAAADRDPAEMLLDTLHLHVQRSHRVFVEMMKELEETK, encoded by the coding sequence TTGCAAGAGCACGAGCGACTTGCGGAAATCTTCTTCACTGAAAAGATTCCGTTCGACTCCGTCCGCCGCGTTCTGACCGGCGCCGGTATTCGCGATCCGGTTACGGCGGATAAGAATTTGAAGCTCTTGGCTGGCCACGGTCCCGGCTACGAGTTGTTCTGCCGGATTCTGCCGGATGTTCTGCAGGAGCTGAGTTCAGCGGCCGATCCGGATATGGCGTTGAACAACTGGGAGCGCCTTGTGGAGGTAATCCGCGACCGGGAATCGCATTTCAATTATCTGGCGGCAAAACCGCGGGTGCTGGGCGTCCTGCTCAAAATTCTCGGCGCGAGTCAATACCTCTCCGATATTCTGATTCGCCAGCCGCATCTTTTTCTGAGCATTCTTTCGGACGATTTCGCAGATACGCCCGCAGATCGTGAAAGTTTGCGATCGGAATTATCCGAGCGCCTCGAGGATGCGCCCGATTATCTTGGGAAACTGGATGTGCTGCGCGAATTCAACCAGCGACAGATGCTCCACATCGGGGCGCGAGACATATGCGGAAAAGTGGATGTCGAGGCAATCTTGAAAGAAACGACCGCTCTCGCGGATATCTGTATCGAGGCTGCCTTCGAGAGCGCGCAGTCGGAAGTGTTGCGGCGGCACGGAATTCCTGGAGAAAATGAAACAAACCGCCGTGCTGCTGCCGTCGTACTGGCCTTCGGAAAACTCGGCGGCGAGGAATTGAATTATAGTTCCGACATCGATCTGATGTTCATGTATTCGAACGAAGGCGAGACCCGCGCCGGGGCGCCTGATCAACGGATCGAGCCGATTTCCAATCATCAGTTCTTCTCGAAGGTGGCCGAGAAGTGCATCGACTTGCTGTCGCGCGTGACCGATCGGGGCCATCTGTATCGAGTGGACATGCGCCTGCGCCCGATGGGAAGCAAAGGACCGCTGGTGAGTTCGCTCGAAAGCCATCTGAATTATTATGAGATTTTCGGGGAGACGTGGGAGCGGCAGGCCCTCCTGAAGACGCGGCCGGTGGCGGGAGACCTGGCGCTCGCGCAGGCCTTCCTCACGGAGATCAGGCCTTTTGTATATCCAAAATACCTCGACCACCGCGGGATTCGCGAGATTCAGAATCTCAAGCGCCGGAGCGAGATCGAGGTTGACAAGCACGGCCGGACGCTGACCGAGGTAAAACTCGGGCGAGGCGGGATCCGGGATATCGAGTTCATTGTTCAGTTCCTCCAATTGTTGCACGGCGGGAAGAACGAACAGCTGCGGGGTGTTAATACGCTGACGGTTCTCAGAAAACTGGAACAGATCGGGTACCTGACGTCCGCCGAGTTCTCCTCTCTCGTGGATGCCTACAAGTTCTTGCGCCGGCTTGAGAATCGGCTGCAAATCATGCAGAACCGGCAATTGCACGTTTTGCCAACGGATGCCGAATCCCTTCAGGTGATAGCACGCAGCCTCGGGTATCGGGATCAACCGGCAAAATCGGCAGGCGAGGCGCTGGCCGACGAACACCGGCGGCAGACAGGCCGCGTGCGCGAGCTTTTCAACAAGTTCTTCAGCAAGCTGTTCTCAGCGGATGAACATGTCTCGCCTGTGGTCGATCTGATGATGAATCCCGAGCCTGACCAGGAGGAAATTCGGAGCGCGCTTTCCCGCTATGGATTTCGCAATCCGTCCGTCGCATATGTCAATCTGCGATTTCTTGCGGATGGCCCGCCGCAATCGCCATACACCTCCCGCGCGCGCACCTTCTTCTCGAGTATCGCCCCCCTTTTGATCCAGTATCTGTCGCAATCGCCTGATCCCGACATGGGACTCACCAATCTCCAGCAATGCATAACGGCGATGGGGGCGCCGTCGAATCTGTATGAAGTACTCTCGACCAGCCCGAAATCCATCGAATTGTTCGTGGCGCTTGCATCGTATAGCGATTATCTCATCCGATTGTTCGTGAATGATCCCGGCGTGCTCGATTTCCTCATGAGCACGAGAATTCTGGAAGAAGAAAGTTCGCGCGAGCTGATCGACAGGGCCTTGGGAAAATTTCTGGAGATCAACCCCAACTTCTACGAATCGATCCAGCGATTCAAGAACGGTGAAATTTTGCGGATCGGATTACGCGATATTCTCGGGCTGGCGGATATCGCCGAGGTGATCCGAGAGCTGTCCTCGGTCGCCGAAGTCATGCTCGAACGCGTCTATCGGCAATGTCTTGCGGAGGAGTTGGCGCGTTTCGGCCAGCCGCGAGCGGATGATAACCGCCCTGCCACGCTGGCGATTCTCGGATTAGGCAAGCTGGGCGGCGGCGAGATAAACTATGCGTCCGATCTTGATATTATTTTCGTCTATTCGGCTGACGGCGGTACTGGCGGTGGTACTGCCGACGCCATATCGAATCAGCAGTTCTTTAATGCGCTGGCCGCGCGTATAATGAAAAGGATGGCGGAAGTGAATCCCTATGGCTATCTATATAAACTGGATGCGCGGCTGAGACCTGATGGCGAGCAGGGACTGCTGGCTGTTTCGGCCGATGCTTTCATGGAATACCATCGCCGAAAGAGCGCCCTCTGGGAAAAGAGGGCCATGACAAAATTGCGTCCGGTGGCCGGCGATGCGCACCTTGGCGAGCGCCTGAAGGAATTTGTGCAAGCGCTCATCTATCAGCCTGGTTTCTTTTCGGCGGATGTTGTGAGAGATGCCGCCCAAATGCTGTCGAAGATCTTCGCGAACGCGCGAACAGAGGAGCACGAGGGCGTACAAATAAAAAATGCAGAAGGCGGCATCATCGAAATCGAGTTTCTCGTTCAGCTCTTGCAGATCAAATATGGGGACGGTCTGCCGGAACTGCGGACGCCGAATACGCTCGAGGCGCTCGATCGGCTCGCCCGCACCGGCAGGATCCCGCGGCAAGCACACGATGACCTGATCGCCGGCCTGGTTTTTCTCCGGCGCATCGAGAACCGCTTGCGCCTGATGCACGACCGCCCGCTCAAGGAGCTGCCGGCGGAGGTGGACGCGCTGAACAAGCTGGCGCTTCGACTAGGGATTCGGGCCGCGGCCGACCGGGACCCGGCCGAAATGCTCCTGGATACGCTGCACTTGCACGTCCAGCGGTCGCATCGCGTGTTCGTCGAGATGATGAAGGAGCTTGAGGAAACGAAGTAA
- a CDS encoding ABC transporter ATP-binding protein: protein MPPAIEINGLTKTYRTLFGLRQVTAVDDLNLTVEEGEVFGFLGPNGAGKTTTIKILLGIIYPTAGECKLFGERFASNFAFAPESANSRLKANIGYLPEGPYFHEFLSGREVLSFYGKLYGLRGNHLKSRIDETLDIVGMQYAADRLVQHYSKGMRQRIGLAQALLSDPKLMILDEPTVGLDPIARREIRDLMIKLRNLGKTLFVCSHELSEVEMICNKIAIINRGKMVTHGKLLDLMLQDRAVEIDVTNLQEAVWKKLETEGCFVGKAETGLTMVRLPENRSLYQILDILKADATEIVAIRPKKESLEDLFIRSVKEEVA from the coding sequence ATGCCGCCTGCCATTGAAATCAACGGTTTGACTAAAACGTACCGCACACTGTTCGGCCTCCGACAAGTGACCGCGGTTGACGACCTGAACCTGACGGTTGAGGAAGGAGAAGTCTTCGGTTTTCTCGGTCCGAACGGGGCGGGCAAAACGACGACGATCAAAATCTTGCTCGGAATCATTTATCCCACCGCCGGCGAGTGCAAGCTCTTTGGGGAACGGTTCGCCTCCAATTTTGCATTCGCTCCGGAATCCGCCAACAGCAGGTTGAAGGCCAACATTGGTTATCTTCCCGAAGGTCCGTATTTCCATGAGTTCCTTTCCGGCCGGGAGGTGCTCTCGTTCTACGGCAAGTTGTACGGCCTGCGCGGAAATCATTTGAAGAGCCGGATCGATGAGACGCTCGATATTGTGGGAATGCAGTACGCAGCCGACCGGCTTGTGCAGCATTACTCGAAGGGAATGCGCCAGCGAATTGGATTGGCGCAGGCTCTGCTGAGCGATCCAAAGCTGATGATCCTTGACGAGCCGACGGTCGGCCTCGACCCGATAGCTCGCCGCGAGATACGCGACCTGATGATCAAATTGAGGAATCTGGGGAAGACGCTGTTCGTGTGTTCGCATGAATTGAGCGAAGTCGAGATGATCTGCAACAAGATTGCAATTATCAACCGCGGAAAGATGGTCACGCATGGAAAACTCCTCGATCTGATGCTGCAAGACCGCGCCGTGGAAATCGACGTGACCAATCTCCAGGAAGCTGTGTGGAAGAAACTGGAGACAGAAGGCTGTTTTGTCGGGAAGGCGGAGACCGGGCTGACTATGGTCCGCCTGCCCGAAAACCGCAGCCTTTACCAGATATTGGACATTCTAAAGGCTGACGCGACCGAGATAGTCGCGATCAGACCAAAAAAAGAATCTTTGGAGGATTTGTTCATTCGATCTGTGAAGGAGGAAGTCGCGTGA